The Chryseobacterium sp. 52 genome includes a region encoding these proteins:
- a CDS encoding aminodeoxychorismate synthase component I, producing the protein MFLTNHQKFMEMDELSLQKVPYFFMIDFLSDNVEVYREDEIEKSGLLIDFQSLSTSKNKQKLNKKIEWKAFPETLEHFKEGFDKVQKNIRLGNSYLVNYTRKTEVQTNLSLEEIFYHSIAKYKVFYKDFFVFFSPETFVKIIDGKILTYPMKGTIDASLENAAEVLKNDKKEKAEHYTVVDLLRNDLSMVADNVKVDQFQHIDLIRTQQKNLYAMSSEISGNVKPEFAGKIGSMMKKLLPAGSILGAPKPKTLEIILEAEGYDRGYYTGVCGWFDGENLDSCVMIRFIEKEGDRLYFKSGGGITHMSRLEDEYQEMKNKIYVPIH; encoded by the coding sequence ATGTTTTTAACGAATCATCAAAAATTTATGGAAATGGACGAGCTTTCCCTTCAGAAGGTTCCTTACTTTTTCATGATCGATTTCCTTTCGGACAATGTAGAAGTCTATAGAGAAGATGAAATCGAAAAATCAGGCTTGTTAATTGATTTTCAAAGCCTTTCAACCTCAAAAAACAAACAAAAACTCAATAAAAAAATTGAATGGAAAGCATTTCCTGAAACCCTGGAACATTTTAAAGAAGGATTTGATAAAGTTCAGAAAAATATTCGCCTGGGAAATTCTTACCTTGTAAATTATACTAGAAAGACTGAAGTTCAGACGAATTTAAGCCTGGAAGAAATTTTTTATCATTCAATTGCGAAGTACAAAGTGTTTTATAAAGATTTTTTTGTATTTTTTTCTCCTGAAACTTTTGTAAAGATTATAGACGGCAAAATTTTGACCTATCCAATGAAAGGTACTATTGATGCATCATTGGAGAATGCGGCTGAAGTTTTGAAAAACGACAAAAAAGAGAAAGCAGAGCATTATACGGTAGTGGATCTTCTTCGGAATGATCTCAGCATGGTAGCAGACAACGTGAAAGTGGACCAGTTCCAGCATATAGATCTCATCAGGACACAGCAAAAAAACCTGTATGCCATGAGTTCTGAAATTTCAGGGAACGTAAAACCTGAATTTGCAGGAAAGATAGGCAGCATGATGAAAAAACTGCTTCCTGCCGGATCAATTCTCGGAGCTCCAAAGCCTAAAACGCTGGAAATAATCTTAGAAGCAGAAGGATACGACAGAGGATATTATACCGGAGTATGCGGCTGGTTTGACGGTGAAAACCTCGACAGCTGCGTTATGATACGCTTTATTGAAAAAGAGGGAGACCGTCTTTATTTCAAAAGTGGCGGCGGTATAACACACATGAGCAGGTTAGAAGACGAATATCAGGAAATGAAAAACAAAATCTATGTCCCAATTCATTGA
- a CDS encoding bacteriocin-like protein: protein MKNLKKLDKAQLKSISGAGAIKLPEPEFCMYYCNGTVVCATCSDDFKCPDNTM from the coding sequence ATGAAAAATCTAAAAAAATTAGACAAAGCTCAGCTAAAAAGCATTTCAGGAGCAGGAGCAATTAAACTTCCAGAACCGGAATTCTGTATGTATTACTGTAACGGTACCGTAGTTTGTGCAACTTGCAGTGATGATTTCAAATGTCCGGACAACACTATGTAA
- a CDS encoding AI-2E family transporter, which translates to MNKDKQISSVAIKQVSLLAVILVLAGLICFNLALFIPSVLGAITIYVVCRKYNFYLQEEKKMKPWLSSLVLMFASLIILILPIYFIGDLLIEKLGNAQAYMTKFNVFLEKIHSYIFSKTGFDILSKENMDKLKSSVGKVSTTALSSTFNTLTVIMSMYFILYFMLNQPRLFERILASSAPLKRANVSLIGEKLRKLIIANAIGIPVVALGQGIVAIVGYFIFGAPSPVLLFALTAAASMIPVVGAAIVYIPVCVFMIAEGNTGQGIGLAAYCLVVVGLTDNLLRFTLLKKLENIHPLNTVFGIIMGMNLFGFMGLIFGPILISFTLLLIQIYRNEFSDDETPPDLKIPGRDDESENKVNLIV; encoded by the coding sequence ATGAATAAGGATAAACAGATAAGCAGCGTTGCGATAAAACAGGTTTCATTACTTGCCGTCATTTTGGTGCTGGCAGGGCTGATTTGTTTTAACCTTGCCCTTTTTATCCCTTCAGTGCTGGGAGCAATTACCATTTACGTCGTTTGCCGGAAATACAATTTTTATCTTCAGGAAGAAAAAAAAATGAAACCGTGGCTTTCATCATTAGTGCTGATGTTTGCCAGTCTGATTATTCTTATTCTGCCTATTTATTTTATAGGGGATCTTTTAATTGAGAAATTAGGAAATGCACAGGCTTATATGACTAAGTTTAATGTGTTTCTGGAAAAAATACATTCCTATATTTTTTCAAAAACCGGGTTCGATATTTTGAGTAAAGAAAATATGGATAAACTGAAGAGTTCTGTGGGAAAAGTTTCTACAACAGCTCTGAGTAGTACATTCAACACCCTTACGGTGATTATGTCTATGTATTTTATTCTTTATTTTATGTTGAACCAGCCAAGGCTTTTTGAAAGAATTCTTGCTTCTTCGGCTCCATTGAAGAGGGCCAATGTATCTTTAATAGGAGAGAAGCTGAGAAAACTGATTATTGCCAATGCTATCGGGATTCCGGTTGTGGCATTAGGACAGGGAATTGTTGCTATTGTAGGATATTTTATCTTCGGAGCACCCAGTCCTGTTCTGCTTTTTGCTCTGACGGCTGCGGCCTCCATGATTCCCGTTGTTGGGGCGGCGATTGTCTATATTCCGGTATGTGTCTTTATGATTGCTGAAGGGAATACAGGACAGGGAATAGGCCTTGCTGCCTATTGTCTCGTTGTTGTAGGACTTACCGATAATCTGCTTCGTTTTACGCTCTTAAAAAAGCTGGAGAATATCCATCCACTGAATACCGTATTTGGAATTATTATGGGGATGAATCTTTTCGGTTTTATGGGGCTTATTTTCGGACCGATCCTTATTTCATTTACTTTACTTCTGATTCAGATTTACAGAAATGAGTTCTCTGATGACGAAACTCCTCCGGATTTGAAAATCCCTGGCAGAGATGATGAGTCTGAAAATAAAGTTAATTTAATTGTTTAA
- a CDS encoding PA0069 family radical SAM protein, protein MQNEDFIKGQGAQRNVINRFDRYTYEPEDEDFEAVKTSFTEVFPKTIVNQVKSEDLPMEYSMNPYQGCEHGCSYCFARPTHEYWGYSAGIDFERKIMVKKNAPELLEKFFQKRGYKAAPILLSGNTDCYQPAERQFEITRKILQVCLEYRHPVNILTKNALVLRDLDILKPMAEQNLVSVSLSIPTMNEDLRRKMEPRTSSTPNKLKAIEILTENNIPVHVMVAPIIPGLNSDEPLNILKAISDAGALSFGYNLVRLNDTVEPVFVKWIESHFPDRAQKVLNLIRSVRGGKLGDKRYFERQRGEGNIAEMIHNTFKIGRKKFFEGREFPKLSTSNFTGAKDQQLRLFD, encoded by the coding sequence ATGCAGAACGAAGATTTCATAAAAGGACAGGGAGCGCAGCGGAACGTAATTAATCGTTTCGACAGGTATACCTATGAGCCTGAAGATGAAGATTTCGAAGCAGTAAAAACATCTTTTACAGAAGTCTTTCCGAAAACCATTGTCAATCAGGTGAAAAGTGAGGATTTACCAATGGAATACTCCATGAATCCTTACCAGGGCTGTGAGCACGGATGTTCTTATTGTTTTGCCAGACCCACGCATGAATATTGGGGGTACAGTGCCGGAATTGATTTTGAGAGAAAGATTATGGTCAAGAAAAATGCTCCGGAATTATTGGAGAAATTTTTCCAGAAAAGAGGCTATAAAGCTGCTCCAATCCTTCTGTCCGGAAATACCGACTGCTATCAGCCAGCAGAACGACAGTTTGAGATCACCAGAAAGATACTTCAGGTATGCCTGGAATACAGACATCCTGTCAATATTCTGACAAAAAATGCACTTGTTCTTAGGGATCTTGATATTTTAAAACCCATGGCGGAACAAAATTTAGTTTCAGTATCTCTAAGTATTCCTACTATGAATGAAGATCTTAGACGAAAAATGGAACCTCGTACCAGCTCGACACCGAATAAATTAAAAGCAATAGAAATTCTTACAGAAAACAATATTCCCGTACATGTTATGGTAGCCCCAATCATTCCGGGCCTGAATAGTGATGAGCCGTTAAATATATTAAAAGCCATTTCAGATGCTGGAGCTTTGAGCTTCGGTTATAACTTGGTAAGGCTGAATGATACGGTAGAACCTGTTTTTGTAAAATGGATTGAGTCTCATTTTCCGGACAGGGCCCAAAAGGTTTTAAATCTTATCCGTTCCGTGCGTGGAGGGAAACTCGGAGACAAGAGGTATTTTGAGAGACAGAGAGGGGAGGGTAATATCGCGGAGATGATCCATAACACTTTTAAAATCGGGAGAAAGAAATTTTTCGAAGGCAGAGAATTTCCGAAATTATCAACCTCCAATTTTACGGGGGCCAAAGATCAGCAGTTGCGACTCTTTGATTAA
- a CDS encoding isopenicillin N synthase family dioxygenase, with product MDKIPSVDLRDFLSDNPERKQKFVNEIGKAYEEIGFVALKGHFLNDQLVDDLYGEVKNFFELPTEMKQKYEIPGIGGQRGYVGFGKETAKGFKKGDLKEFWHFGQYVSDDSKYKSEYPDNVIVDELPKFNEVGKETFQMLEKTGKSVLRALALYLGLDEFYFDDKIAEGNSILRPIHYPPITQEPDDAVRAAAHGDINLITLLMGSQGKGLQVQNHNGEWIDAIAEPDELVINVGDMLSRHTNNKLKSTIHRVVNPPRESWGTSRYSIPFFMHPVSGMSLNALENCIDENNPKLYEDTTAGEFLHERLIELGLIKK from the coding sequence ATGGATAAAATACCTAGTGTAGACCTGCGTGATTTCCTTTCGGACAACCCGGAACGCAAACAGAAATTTGTAAATGAAATCGGAAAAGCTTACGAAGAGATTGGTTTTGTTGCCTTAAAAGGGCATTTTCTTAATGACCAATTAGTAGATGATCTGTACGGAGAAGTGAAAAACTTTTTTGAACTTCCCACAGAGATGAAACAGAAGTATGAAATTCCAGGAATCGGTGGCCAGAGAGGCTATGTCGGATTCGGTAAAGAAACCGCCAAAGGTTTTAAAAAAGGAGACCTGAAAGAATTTTGGCATTTCGGACAATATGTGTCTGATGATTCAAAATACAAATCAGAATATCCTGACAACGTTATCGTTGATGAACTTCCAAAATTTAACGAGGTCGGTAAAGAAACTTTCCAGATGCTTGAAAAAACAGGAAAATCTGTTTTAAGAGCTTTGGCCTTGTATCTTGGTTTGGATGAGTTTTATTTTGATGATAAGATCGCAGAAGGAAACTCTATTTTAAGACCTATTCACTATCCGCCAATCACACAAGAGCCGGATGATGCCGTAAGAGCTGCTGCTCATGGAGATATCAATTTGATTACTCTTTTGATGGGATCTCAAGGAAAAGGCCTACAGGTTCAGAATCATAATGGAGAATGGATTGATGCTATTGCAGAGCCGGACGAATTAGTGATCAACGTTGGAGATATGTTGTCCAGACATACCAATAACAAACTGAAATCTACGATTCACAGAGTGGTAAACCCACCTAGGGAATCATGGGGAACTTCAAGATATTCTATCCCATTCTTTATGCATCCGGTAAGCGGAATGTCATTAAATGCTCTTGAAAACTGTATTGACGAAAACAACCCTAAGTTATATGAAGATACTACGGCAGGAGAGTTTTTACATGAAAGACTGATTGAGTTAGGATTGATAAAAAAGTAA
- a CDS encoding bacteriocin-like protein, whose protein sequence is MKNLKKLSKDKLKSISGGISYPFPGDCVYVCSDGITYRALCRYEFLCPDGEEPVIY, encoded by the coding sequence ATGAAAAATTTAAAAAAATTAAGCAAAGACAAACTAAAAAGTATTTCCGGAGGTATAAGTTATCCTTTTCCCGGAGACTGCGTTTATGTATGCAGTGATGGCATCACTTATCGTGCCTTGTGCCGCTATGAATTTCTTTGTCCTGATGGTGAAGAGCCCGTTATTTACTAG
- a CDS encoding aminotransferase class IV, with protein MSQFIESIKVEDQDIFLLELHQKRVNQTFAHFGKEGSIDLAKIFKNLEHDEDGLFKLRLSYDLEKRIRTQMIPYAIPEIQSFQLVENNSFDYSFKFEDRKELEKMKMKSKAEEIIIVKNNHITDTSFSNILFLKGKDWFTPNSYLLNGVQRQNLLKTKKIKETEVTLQNIKQFSHFQLINALNDFDDMFIYPIDRINNLPGNEEYLDL; from the coding sequence ATGTCCCAATTCATTGAAAGCATAAAGGTAGAAGATCAGGATATTTTCCTTTTGGAACTACATCAAAAACGCGTTAACCAGACCTTTGCCCATTTCGGAAAAGAGGGCTCTATTGATCTGGCTAAAATCTTCAAAAACCTTGAACATGATGAAGACGGTCTTTTTAAACTGAGACTTTCCTATGATCTTGAAAAAAGAATCCGCACGCAGATGATTCCGTATGCCATTCCTGAAATACAAAGCTTTCAGCTGGTTGAAAACAACAGCTTCGATTACTCTTTCAAATTTGAAGACCGCAAGGAATTAGAGAAGATGAAAATGAAATCCAAAGCTGAGGAAATTATTATTGTCAAAAACAACCATATTACAGATACTTCTTTTTCCAATATTCTTTTCCTTAAAGGGAAGGACTGGTTTACCCCAAACAGTTATCTTCTGAATGGCGTACAGAGACAGAACCTCCTGAAAACTAAGAAAATAAAAGAAACGGAAGTCACTCTCCAGAACATTAAACAGTTTTCTCATTTTCAACTGATTAATGCCCTGAATGACTTTGATGATATGTTTATTTATCCGATTGACAGAATTAACAATCTGCCGGGAAATGAAGAATATCTGGATCTTTAA
- a CDS encoding DUF3820 family protein encodes MEGVNSEILKEICIVKMPFGKYEGTILADLPVSYLEWFNRKGMPKGKLGMQLATVYEIKLNGLMELLIPIRASLR; translated from the coding sequence GTGGAAGGAGTAAATTCAGAGATATTGAAAGAGATCTGTATCGTTAAAATGCCGTTCGGAAAGTACGAAGGAACGATCCTTGCGGATCTTCCGGTGAGCTATCTGGAATGGTTTAACAGAAAAGGAATGCCGAAAGGAAAACTGGGAATGCAGCTCGCAACGGTTTATGAAATTAAACTGAACGGTTTAATGGAACTTCTGATCCCAATCAGAGCTTCTTTAAGATAG
- a CDS encoding bacteriocin-like protein, which yields MKNLKRLSRGDQKKISAGDLTPSFCFEGEGPGMGGCSAGQICSGGRCVPYVDPGTGGGGGTGGGDSYTCICPWGTFTQSTPCPEFYCITG from the coding sequence ATGAAAAATTTAAAAAGACTTTCCAGAGGAGACCAAAAGAAGATTTCTGCGGGAGACCTTACCCCATCTTTCTGTTTTGAAGGAGAAGGACCGGGAATGGGAGGCTGCTCGGCAGGGCAAATCTGTTCAGGGGGGAGATGTGTACCTTATGTAGATCCGGGAACCGGTGGCGGTGGTGGAACAGGAGGTGGTGATAGCTATACGTGTATCTGTCCCTGGGGTACTTTTACACAATCAACTCCATGTCCGGAATTCTATTGTATTACAGGATAA
- the menD gene encoding 2-succinyl-5-enolpyruvyl-6-hydroxy-3-cyclohexene-1-carboxylic-acid synthase has protein sequence MKKYSSKRSIQILAHLLQQYGISDVIISPGSRNAPLAIHFSEIDAFNCYSIVDERSAAFVGIGMAKSDKKPVAITCTSGSAVANYYPAVTEAFYQNVPLLILTADRPTDFVDIFDGQTIRQKDIFHQHSYGDFQLLEDSKENAEDVNFDIIKKAIELCIEKQGPVHINIPLEEPLYELVSELPSFPSVEKTIRHKEYELPSNLIADWHTSQRIMLLVGTRDYSPELENQLTQLVKNHSVVVLSEANSNLYHEKFFRHIDRYIFNFTEEDYKTYAPDLLITIGQNVVSKKVKQFLRNARPKQHWHLDEVWQPDTYFSLTEKIEVKPEIFFSKLLKFINLEPRPYFNLWDVLRDKKDARHELFLNKVEFSDFYFFNKASQTIPANYNIHFSNSSAIRYAQLFDFGKRKMYCNRGTSGIDGSTSTAMGFAIKNTNPTLLITGDLGFFYDINGLWNQYIPPFVRIIIFNNGEGNIFKIIPGPGNANPNTLDEFIATKHRKHAEHLAKHFGFSYIKVEDEPTLDRVLENFFKPDLQPKILEVNTYGKNSADVQKAYFEFMKGN, from the coding sequence ATGAAAAAATATTCTTCAAAGAGAAGTATTCAGATACTTGCCCATCTCCTTCAGCAGTACGGAATTTCAGATGTCATCATTTCCCCGGGATCCAGAAATGCACCCCTGGCGATTCATTTTTCAGAAATTGATGCCTTCAACTGTTATAGTATTGTAGATGAAAGAAGTGCAGCTTTTGTAGGAATAGGAATGGCTAAAAGTGATAAAAAGCCAGTTGCAATAACTTGTACCAGCGGTTCTGCTGTAGCCAATTATTATCCGGCTGTAACAGAAGCTTTTTACCAGAATGTTCCGCTTTTGATACTGACGGCTGACCGACCTACGGATTTTGTAGATATTTTTGACGGGCAGACCATCAGACAGAAGGATATTTTTCACCAGCATTCGTACGGGGATTTCCAGCTTTTGGAAGACAGCAAAGAGAATGCGGAAGATGTCAACTTTGACATTATTAAAAAAGCAATTGAGCTTTGTATTGAAAAGCAAGGTCCTGTACATATTAATATCCCTTTGGAAGAACCTTTATACGAACTGGTTTCGGAGCTTCCTTCTTTCCCTTCCGTTGAAAAAACGATCAGACATAAGGAATATGAGCTTCCTTCAAACCTTATTGCAGACTGGCATACTTCTCAGAGAATCATGCTTTTGGTGGGGACAAGAGACTACAGCCCGGAACTTGAAAATCAATTGACGCAGCTGGTGAAAAACCATTCCGTTGTCGTACTGAGTGAAGCCAACTCCAATCTGTATCATGAAAAATTTTTCAGACACATAGATCGGTATATTTTTAATTTTACAGAAGAAGACTATAAAACCTATGCGCCTGATTTACTTATTACTATCGGCCAGAATGTCGTTTCTAAGAAAGTAAAACAGTTCCTGAGAAATGCGCGCCCGAAACAGCACTGGCATCTGGATGAAGTATGGCAGCCGGATACCTATTTCTCTCTTACAGAAAAAATAGAGGTGAAGCCTGAGATTTTCTTCTCCAAGCTGCTGAAATTTATCAATCTTGAACCAAGACCCTATTTTAATCTTTGGGATGTCTTAAGGGATAAAAAAGATGCAAGGCATGAACTGTTTTTAAATAAAGTAGAGTTTTCCGATTTTTATTTCTTTAATAAAGCTTCGCAAACGATTCCTGCCAATTACAATATTCATTTCAGTAACTCTTCTGCCATCAGATATGCGCAGCTGTTTGATTTCGGAAAGAGAAAAATGTACTGTAACAGAGGAACGAGCGGTATAGACGGTTCTACTTCTACAGCAATGGGGTTTGCTATTAAAAATACCAATCCAACCCTTCTTATTACAGGAGATCTGGGCTTCTTTTATGATATCAACGGGCTTTGGAACCAATATATTCCGCCATTTGTAAGGATTATCATTTTCAATAACGGAGAAGGAAATATCTTTAAGATTATTCCTGGACCGGGAAATGCCAATCCCAATACATTGGATGAATTTATAGCGACAAAACACCGCAAGCATGCCGAACACCTTGCCAAGCATTTCGGTTTCTCCTACATCAAAGTGGAAGATGAGCCTACATTAGACCGTGTTTTGGAGAATTTCTTCAAACCAGACCTTCAACCTAAAATATTAGAAGTGAACACGTACGGTAAAAACAGTGCGGATGTTCAGAAGGCCTATTTTGAATTCATGAAAGGAAATTAA
- the uvrB gene encoding excinuclease ABC subunit UvrB, with protein MNFNLQSEYKPTGDQPQAIEKLTEGIEIGEKYQTLLGVTGSGKTFTVANVVQNVQRPTIVMAHNKTLAAQLFMEFKEFFPENAVEYFVSYYDYYQPEAYIATTGTYIEKDLSINEEVEKLRLSAIASLLSGRRDVLIVASVSCIYGVGNPAEFHKSLISIAIGEKVTRTAFLHSLVNALYSRTLSDFQRGTFRVKGDVIDVFPAYADNAVRIQFYGDEIEKIQSFDPVSGNSTASFDQIQIYPANLFVTSKETLNGAIKNIQDDMVKQVDFFSEIGKPLESKRLQERTELDLEMIKELGYCSGIENYSRYLDGRLPGSRPFCLLDYFPKDYLMVIDESHVTVPQVHAMYGGDRSRKEALVEYGFRLPAAMDNRPLKFEEYESIQNQVIYVSATPADYELEKTGGSYIEQIIRPTGLLDPIIEVRPSLNQIDDLMEEIQKRSDADERVLVTTLTKKMAEELTKYFIKFGIRTRYIHSDVETLERIQIMQDLRLGLFDVLIGVNLLREGLDLPEVSLVAILDADKEGMLRSRRSMIQTVGRAARNINGKAILYADKMTKSMQAAIDETSYRREKQMKYNEEHHQVPTALNKKISENLVGRSKDFPDSKYTQKEILQKAAETKASYGDKDIEKIVVQKQKEMEAAAKNLDFIKAAKLRDEIAALRE; from the coding sequence ATGAACTTTAATCTTCAATCAGAATATAAACCAACGGGTGACCAGCCCCAAGCCATTGAAAAACTTACCGAAGGGATAGAAATTGGTGAGAAATACCAAACTTTACTGGGGGTAACCGGGTCAGGGAAAACCTTTACCGTTGCTAATGTGGTACAAAATGTACAGAGGCCAACTATTGTTATGGCTCACAACAAAACTTTGGCAGCACAGCTTTTTATGGAATTTAAAGAATTCTTCCCTGAAAATGCCGTTGAATATTTTGTAAGTTACTATGACTACTATCAACCGGAAGCATACATTGCAACAACCGGAACCTATATTGAAAAAGACCTGAGCATCAACGAAGAGGTTGAAAAACTACGTCTTTCTGCCATTGCGAGCTTACTTTCCGGAAGACGGGATGTTTTGATCGTGGCTTCAGTATCCTGTATCTATGGTGTTGGAAATCCTGCAGAGTTCCACAAGTCACTCATATCAATTGCTATTGGAGAAAAAGTGACGAGAACAGCCTTTCTTCATTCTTTAGTTAATGCATTGTATTCAAGAACCTTAAGTGACTTTCAGCGAGGAACGTTCAGGGTAAAAGGAGATGTGATCGATGTATTTCCGGCCTATGCAGATAATGCCGTCAGAATTCAGTTTTATGGGGATGAGATTGAAAAAATTCAGAGTTTTGATCCGGTTTCAGGAAATTCTACTGCTAGTTTTGATCAGATTCAAATTTATCCTGCCAACCTTTTTGTGACTTCAAAAGAAACATTGAACGGAGCGATAAAAAACATTCAGGATGATATGGTAAAGCAGGTTGATTTCTTCAGCGAAATAGGAAAACCGTTAGAATCCAAAAGATTACAGGAAAGAACGGAGCTCGATCTGGAAATGATAAAAGAGCTTGGATATTGTTCCGGTATTGAAAATTATTCGCGTTACCTGGACGGCAGACTTCCAGGATCAAGACCTTTCTGTTTATTGGATTATTTTCCGAAGGATTATTTAATGGTTATTGATGAGAGCCATGTTACCGTACCTCAGGTTCACGCGATGTATGGAGGTGACAGGAGCAGAAAAGAAGCTTTAGTAGAATACGGATTCCGACTTCCTGCTGCGATGGATAACAGACCTTTGAAATTTGAAGAATATGAGTCTATTCAAAATCAGGTCATTTATGTGTCTGCAACACCAGCCGATTATGAGCTGGAGAAAACCGGAGGGTCTTATATTGAACAAATCATCCGTCCGACAGGCCTTCTGGACCCTATTATTGAGGTAAGACCAAGTCTGAATCAGATCGATGATTTAATGGAGGAGATCCAGAAGAGATCTGATGCTGATGAAAGGGTTTTAGTAACAACGCTTACCAAAAAAATGGCTGAAGAGCTTACGAAATACTTCATAAAATTCGGAATCCGAACCCGATACATTCACTCTGATGTGGAAACCCTGGAACGTATTCAGATTATGCAGGATTTACGTTTAGGACTTTTTGATGTTTTAATTGGAGTTAACCTTTTAAGAGAAGGACTGGATTTACCTGAAGTTTCATTGGTTGCGATCTTGGATGCCGACAAGGAAGGAATGCTAAGAAGCAGAAGATCAATGATTCAGACGGTTGGTCGTGCTGCAAGAAACATTAATGGTAAAGCGATTCTGTATGCCGATAAAATGACAAAATCTATGCAGGCCGCGATAGACGAAACCAGTTATCGTCGTGAAAAACAAATGAAATATAATGAAGAACATCATCAGGTTCCTACCGCATTAAATAAAAAGATTTCTGAGAATTTGGTTGGCCGAAGTAAAGATTTCCCGGACTCAAAATACACCCAAAAAGAAATTCTTCAGAAAGCAGCCGAAACAAAAGCCAGCTACGGAGACAAAGACATCGAAAAAATAGTCGTTCAGAAGCAGAAAGAAATGGAGGCAGCTGCCAAAAATCTTGATTTTATAAAAGCAGCCAAGCTTAGGGATGAAATCGCTGCATTGAGAGAATAA
- a CDS encoding beta-carotene 15,15'-monooxygenase: protein MSEFNEFDQQGSVPNRDTGSIISHAFEMYKGVFLYGIVAMVIYIIAGFAIQFISGFNSASMMEEMKDAGGDYSSFSYWNVPGFSLYLSLSGLLGILLAPLYVGLIYIVNKYNTKSQIDFADLFIGYKQNFVNILIYSIISGIISSVAMTLCFFPIIFVYPFLMLGYPILLFENATATEALGKSFNIAKENYGTFLGATVVGGLISIAGIILCGIGIIVTAPFMMIVMYSVYCAFLGKPRQLELKK from the coding sequence ATGTCAGAATTTAACGAATTTGACCAACAGGGGTCCGTTCCAAACAGAGATACGGGATCTATCATTTCGCATGCCTTTGAAATGTACAAAGGTGTTTTCCTTTATGGGATTGTTGCGATGGTAATTTACATTATAGCAGGTTTTGCGATCCAGTTTATTAGTGGGTTCAATTCTGCTTCGATGATGGAGGAGATGAAAGATGCCGGAGGAGACTATTCAAGCTTTAGCTACTGGAATGTTCCTGGATTTTCGCTGTACCTTTCATTATCCGGTCTTTTGGGAATCTTACTGGCTCCATTGTATGTTGGTTTGATCTATATTGTTAATAAATACAATACCAAAAGTCAGATCGATTTTGCTGATCTGTTCATCGGGTACAAGCAGAATTTTGTAAATATTCTGATCTACAGTATTATTTCCGGGATTATTTCGAGTGTGGCGATGACATTATGTTTCTTCCCTATTATTTTTGTGTATCCTTTCCTTATGCTGGGGTATCCTATCTTATTGTTTGAAAATGCAACAGCTACGGAAGCTTTGGGAAAATCTTTCAATATTGCAAAAGAAAACTACGGAACATTTTTGGGAGCAACAGTAGTAGGAGGCTTAATTTCTATTGCCGGAATTATTCTGTGTGGTATCGGTATTATTGTAACGGCACCATTTATGATGATTGTGATGTATTCTGTGTATTGTGCTTTTTTAGGGAAGCCAAGACAGCTTGAATTAAAAAAATAA